A portion of the Microbulbifer agarilyticus genome contains these proteins:
- a CDS encoding SDR family oxidoreductase, producing MRPIALVTGGSRGIGAATATLLAGQGYDLCISYRIREADAHRIVEKCRALGANAIAVQADISLEADVERLFREVDQQLGRLSALVNNAGMLLTQSRLEDMTATRINQILQTNVIGTLLCCREAVRRMSTLRGGTGGAIVNVSSGAARSGSPNEYIDYAASKGAVDTLTIGLSKEVAKEGIRVNGVRPGFIHTEMHADGGEPERIARLAPQIPLGRGGKDTEVAAAIAWLLSEQAAYSTGTFVDVTGGC from the coding sequence GTGAGACCCATCGCCCTGGTTACCGGTGGCAGCCGCGGTATCGGTGCAGCCACCGCCACTTTACTTGCCGGGCAGGGCTACGACCTCTGCATCAGCTACCGCATCCGTGAAGCGGACGCGCATCGTATCGTGGAAAAATGCCGGGCACTGGGTGCAAATGCGATTGCCGTTCAGGCCGATATCTCTTTAGAGGCCGACGTTGAACGGCTGTTCCGGGAAGTGGACCAGCAACTGGGCCGACTGAGCGCACTGGTAAACAATGCTGGCATGCTGCTGACCCAGTCGCGACTGGAAGATATGACCGCAACGCGCATCAATCAGATACTGCAAACCAATGTAATCGGCACCCTGCTTTGCTGCCGCGAGGCGGTGCGCCGTATGTCCACACTGCGCGGCGGCACCGGCGGCGCCATCGTCAATGTTTCCTCCGGTGCCGCGCGCAGCGGCTCACCCAATGAATATATCGATTACGCAGCCAGCAAAGGTGCCGTGGACACTCTCACCATTGGCCTAAGCAAAGAGGTGGCCAAAGAGGGCATTCGGGTAAACGGCGTGCGTCCGGGTTTTATCCACACCGAAATGCATGCGGACGGTGGGGAGCCGGAGCGTATTGCGCGCCTTGCGCCGCAGATTCCCCTCGGGCGCGGCGGCAAAGATACAGAAGTGGCCGCAGCCATCGCCTGGCTACTCAGCGAACAGGCGGCCTATAGCACCGGTACCTTTGTTGACGTGACCGGCGGCTGCTAA
- a CDS encoding type IV pilus twitching motility protein PilT — protein sequence MDITELLAFSAKQNASDLHLSAGLPPMIRVDGDVRRINLPPMEHKQVHGLIYEIMNDKQRKDFEEFLETDFSFEVPGVARFRVNAFNHNRGAGAVFRTIPSKVLTMEDLGMGQVFKQISDTPRGLVLVTGPTGSGKSTSLAAMIDYINDNKYEHILTVEDPIEFVHESKKCLVNQREVHRDTHGFSEALRSALREDPDIILVGEMRDLETIRLALTAAETGHLVFGTLHTTSAAKTIDRVVDVFPAEEKAMVRSMLSESLQAVISQTLLKRNGGGRVAAHEIMRGTPAIRNLIREDKIAQMYSAIQTGANVGMQTMDQCLQDLLEKRIITREVAREKAKMPENF from the coding sequence ATGGACATTACAGAACTCCTCGCCTTCAGCGCCAAGCAGAACGCCTCGGATTTGCACCTCTCCGCCGGCCTGCCCCCCATGATCCGGGTAGATGGCGATGTTAGGCGCATCAACCTGCCGCCTATGGAGCACAAACAGGTCCACGGTCTGATCTACGAGATCATGAACGACAAGCAGCGCAAGGACTTCGAAGAGTTCCTGGAAACCGACTTCTCCTTCGAAGTCCCCGGTGTGGCCCGCTTCCGTGTGAACGCGTTCAACCACAACCGCGGTGCCGGCGCCGTATTCCGGACCATTCCCTCCAAGGTACTCACCATGGAAGACCTGGGGATGGGCCAAGTGTTCAAGCAGATCTCCGACACCCCGCGCGGCCTGGTACTGGTGACCGGCCCTACCGGTTCCGGTAAGTCCACCTCGCTGGCGGCGATGATCGACTACATCAACGACAACAAATACGAGCACATCCTCACCGTAGAGGACCCGATCGAATTCGTACACGAATCCAAGAAGTGCCTGGTCAACCAGCGGGAAGTGCACCGCGATACCCACGGCTTCTCCGAAGCACTGCGCTCCGCACTGCGTGAAGACCCGGACATCATTCTGGTTGGTGAGATGCGAGACCTGGAAACCATCCGCCTGGCACTGACCGCCGCGGAAACCGGTCACCTGGTATTCGGCACCCTGCACACCACCTCCGCCGCCAAGACCATCGACCGTGTCGTCGATGTATTCCCCGCGGAAGAAAAGGCCATGGTGCGCTCCATGCTCTCGGAATCGTTGCAGGCAGTAATCTCCCAGACCCTGCTCAAGCGCAACGGCGGCGGCCGAGTGGCGGCCCACGAAATCATGCGCGGCACCCCGGCGATCCGGAACCTGATCCGCGAAGACAAGATCGCGCAGATGTACTCCGCCATCCAGACCGGTGCCAACGTAGGCATGCAGACCATGGACCAGTGCCTGCAGGACCTGCTTGAGAAACGCATCATCACTCGCGAAGTCGCGCGTGAAAAAGCGAAGATGCCGGAGAATTTCTAA
- a CDS encoding PilT/PilU family type 4a pilus ATPase, whose protein sequence is MEIERLLQLVSEKGASDLFITAGVPASIKLHGKIVPVTTSPLSPEKAREMVIGIMNDRQKKEFIENKELNFAISLRNVGRFRVSAFFQRNLVGMVLRRIETKIPTIDGLGLPEQLKELAMTKRGLIIFVGATGTGKSTSLASMIGHRNENSKGHIISIEDPIEFIHQHRGCIVTQREVGLDTESFETALKNTLRQAPDVILIGEVRSRETMDHAIAFAETGHLCLCTLHANNANQALDRIIHFFPADRHEQLWMDLSLNLQAMVAQQLVPTPDGDGRRACLEIMINTPLMSDLIRKGEVHKMKELMKRSIEQGMQTFDQALYELYDRGEITYEDALAHADSANDLRLMIKLKSESDAEYLNSAADELSLAGDNDNNSGPQLY, encoded by the coding sequence ATGGAAATCGAACGACTCCTACAACTGGTGAGCGAAAAAGGCGCATCCGACCTGTTCATCACCGCCGGCGTACCCGCCTCCATCAAACTGCACGGCAAAATCGTTCCCGTCACCACCTCACCGCTGTCTCCGGAAAAAGCCCGGGAAATGGTTATCGGCATCATGAACGACCGGCAGAAAAAAGAGTTCATCGAAAACAAAGAACTCAACTTCGCCATCTCCCTGCGCAACGTCGGCCGCTTCCGGGTATCCGCCTTCTTCCAGCGCAACCTCGTCGGCATGGTACTGCGTCGAATCGAAACCAAGATTCCCACCATCGACGGACTCGGCCTGCCCGAGCAGCTCAAAGAGCTCGCCATGACCAAGCGCGGCCTGATTATCTTTGTGGGCGCAACCGGTACCGGTAAATCCACCTCACTGGCCTCCATGATCGGCCACCGTAACGAGAACTCGAAGGGTCACATCATCTCCATCGAAGACCCCATCGAATTTATCCACCAGCACCGTGGCTGTATCGTTACCCAGCGCGAAGTGGGCCTCGACACCGAATCCTTCGAGACCGCCCTGAAGAACACCCTGCGTCAGGCCCCCGACGTCATCCTCATTGGTGAGGTGCGTTCGCGGGAAACCATGGACCACGCCATCGCCTTCGCCGAAACCGGCCACCTGTGTCTGTGTACCCTGCACGCCAACAACGCCAACCAGGCGCTGGACCGGATCATTCACTTCTTCCCGGCGGACCGCCACGAACAGCTGTGGATGGACCTGTCGCTCAACCTGCAGGCCATGGTCGCGCAGCAGCTGGTACCGACGCCGGACGGCGACGGTCGTCGCGCCTGTCTCGAAATCATGATCAACACCCCGCTGATGTCGGACCTGATCCGCAAAGGCGAAGTACACAAAATGAAAGAGCTGATGAAACGCTCCATCGAACAGGGTATGCAGACTTTCGACCAGGCCCTGTACGAACTGTATGACCGCGGCGAAATCACCTACGAAGACGCCCTCGCTCACGCCGACTCCGCGAACGACCTGCGCCTGATGATCAAGCTCAAGTCGGAGTCCGACGCCGAGTACCTCAACAGCGCCGCCGACGAACTGAGCCTGGCCGGCGACAACGACAACAACAGCGGCCCGCAGCTGTATTGA
- a CDS encoding YggS family pyridoxal phosphate-dependent enzyme, whose protein sequence is MRKGSIPENLNSVAERIVTACRSCDRRAEDVTLLAVSKTRPAADLREAYGAGQRHFGENYLQEALDKQAELADCAITWHFIGPLQSNKTRDVAGHFHWMHTVERLKIARRLSEQRPADMPPLNVCLQVNIDGEDSKSGVSPEDLPELAAAVAALPNLQLRGLMAIPAPRGASEDQRTPFIQLATLLDALKSQLPDQPLDTLSMGMSGDMEAAIFSGATIVRIGTDIFGRRD, encoded by the coding sequence ATGCGCAAAGGGTCGATCCCCGAAAACCTGAATTCCGTGGCTGAGCGAATCGTCACAGCTTGTCGTAGTTGTGACCGGCGAGCCGAGGATGTCACGCTGCTGGCGGTGTCCAAAACCCGCCCGGCGGCGGACCTGCGGGAGGCCTATGGGGCAGGCCAGCGCCATTTTGGCGAGAACTACCTGCAGGAGGCGCTGGATAAACAGGCCGAGCTGGCCGATTGCGCCATCACCTGGCACTTCATTGGCCCGCTGCAGTCGAACAAAACCCGCGATGTGGCGGGGCATTTTCACTGGATGCACACGGTTGAGCGGTTAAAAATTGCGCGCCGCCTGTCGGAACAGCGCCCGGCGGATATGCCGCCGTTGAATGTGTGCCTGCAGGTCAATATCGATGGAGAGGATAGCAAGTCCGGGGTGAGTCCGGAGGATCTGCCGGAATTGGCCGCGGCGGTGGCGGCGCTGCCCAACCTGCAGTTGCGTGGCCTGATGGCGATCCCGGCACCACGCGGGGCATCGGAAGACCAGCGCACGCCGTTTATTCAGCTGGCGACATTGCTGGATGCGCTCAAGTCCCAGCTGCCGGATCAGCCGCTGGATACGCTGTCGATGGGGATGTCGGGGGATATGGAGGCGGCGATATTCAGCGGCGCGACCATCGTGCGCATCGGCACGGATATCTTCGGCCGCCGGGATTAG